The following proteins are co-located in the Myxococcus fulvus genome:
- a CDS encoding acyl-CoA carboxylase subunit beta — protein sequence MDETTEKDPLRARLQQMEKQAELGGGADRIAKQHEAGKLTARERIDLLLDPGSFCELDKFVTHRSTDFGMGDKKIPGDGVVTGYGTVEGRQVFVFAQDFTVFGGSLSGAYAQKICKIMDMATRVGAPVIGLNDSGGARIQEGVESLAGYADIFLRNTLASGVVPQISLIMGPCAGGAVYSPAITDFIMMVKDTSYMFITGPDVIKTVTHEEVSKESLGGALTHNQKSGVAHFAAENEQAAIVMTRELLSFLPSNNQEDPPVQPCDDDPFRAEESLKTIVPSNPNKPYDIKDIIKAVVDNKHFFEVQEHYARNIVVGFARMNGKSVGIVANQPAVLAGVLDIDASVKAARFVRFCDCFNIPLLTLVDVPGFLPGTDQEWGGIITHGAKLLYAFAEATVPKITLITRKAYGGAYDVMASKHIRADINYAYPTAEIAVMGPEGAVNIIFRNELNKAQDAAAERTKLVNDYREKFANPFKAAELGYIDEVIRPEETRAKVIRALEMLKDKRQENPPRKHGNIPL from the coding sequence ATGGACGAGACCACCGAGAAGGACCCCCTCCGCGCACGCCTCCAGCAGATGGAGAAGCAGGCCGAGCTGGGCGGCGGTGCGGACCGCATCGCCAAACAGCACGAGGCCGGCAAGCTCACCGCTCGCGAGCGCATCGACCTGCTCCTCGACCCCGGCTCCTTCTGCGAGCTGGACAAGTTCGTCACCCATCGCTCCACCGACTTCGGCATGGGCGACAAGAAGATTCCGGGCGACGGCGTCGTCACCGGCTACGGCACCGTCGAGGGCCGCCAGGTGTTCGTCTTCGCCCAGGACTTCACCGTCTTCGGCGGCTCGCTGTCCGGCGCCTATGCCCAGAAGATCTGCAAGATCATGGACATGGCCACCCGCGTGGGCGCGCCCGTCATCGGCCTGAACGACTCGGGCGGCGCGCGCATCCAGGAGGGCGTGGAGAGCCTCGCCGGCTACGCGGACATCTTCCTGCGCAACACGCTGGCCTCCGGCGTCGTGCCCCAGATTTCACTCATCATGGGTCCGTGCGCGGGCGGCGCGGTGTACTCGCCCGCCATCACGGACTTCATCATGATGGTGAAGGACACCTCGTACATGTTCATCACCGGCCCGGACGTCATCAAGACGGTGACGCACGAGGAGGTGTCGAAGGAGTCCCTGGGCGGCGCGCTGACGCACAACCAGAAGTCCGGCGTGGCGCACTTCGCCGCGGAGAACGAGCAGGCCGCCATCGTCATGACGCGCGAGCTGTTGTCGTTCCTGCCCTCCAACAACCAGGAGGACCCGCCCGTCCAGCCGTGTGATGACGACCCGTTCCGGGCCGAGGAGTCGCTCAAGACGATTGTCCCGAGCAACCCCAACAAGCCCTACGACATCAAGGACATCATCAAGGCCGTCGTCGACAACAAGCACTTCTTCGAGGTGCAGGAGCACTACGCGCGCAACATCGTCGTGGGCTTCGCGCGCATGAACGGCAAGAGCGTGGGCATCGTCGCCAACCAGCCCGCGGTGCTCGCCGGCGTGCTGGACATCGACGCCAGCGTGAAGGCCGCGCGCTTCGTGCGCTTCTGCGACTGCTTCAACATCCCCCTGCTCACCCTGGTGGACGTGCCCGGTTTCCTGCCCGGCACCGACCAGGAGTGGGGCGGCATCATCACCCACGGCGCCAAGCTGCTGTACGCCTTCGCCGAGGCCACCGTCCCCAAAATCACCCTCATCACCCGCAAGGCCTACGGCGGCGCGTACGACGTGATGGCGTCCAAGCACATCCGCGCGGACATCAACTACGCCTACCCCACCGCCGAAATCGCGGTCATGGGCCCCGAGGGCGCGGTCAACATCATCTTCCGCAACGAGCTGAACAAGGCGCAGGACGCCGCGGCCGAGCGCACGAAGCTGGTGAACGACTACCGCGAGAAGTTCGCCAACCCGTTCAAGGCGGCGGAGCTGGGCTACATCGACGAGGTCATCCGCCCCGAGGAGACGCGGGCCAAGGTCATCCGGGCGCTGGAGATGTTGAAGGACAAGCGGCAGGAGAACCCGCCGCGCAAGCACGGGAACATCCCGCTGTAG